In Plodia interpunctella isolate USDA-ARS_2022_Savannah chromosome 1, ilPloInte3.2, whole genome shotgun sequence, one DNA window encodes the following:
- the Tdh gene encoding L-threonine 3-dehydrogenase, mitochondrial, whose amino-acid sequence MMLVRNLFRTSVKLNVKRYSVDTVKQIPPKILITGGLGQLGVECAKYLRKKYGKENVILSDIIKPTEEIVNDGPYLFVDILDFKGLQKIVVNHRVDWLIHFSALLSAIGEQNVPLAVRVNIEGMHNVIELAKQYKLRVFVPSTIGAFGPDSPRNPTPNITVQRPRTIYGVSKVHAELLGEYYYHRFGLDFRCLRFPGVISSDPPGGGTTDYAIAIFHDILRKGQYECYLKPDTRLPMMHIRDALRALSEYLEVPNEQLNRRVYNVTAMDFTPEELVEAMSKYLKDLKITYKPDSRQDIADSWPQVFDDSEARRDWKWKPEVEMDDLVRLMIKEVRERIALNGF is encoded by the exons ATGATGCTCGTTAGGAATTTGTTCAGAACTTCAGTGAAACTAAATGTGAAACGATATTCTGTAGATACCGTGAAACAGATACCTCCTAAAATTCTTATTACTG gtGGCCTAGGTCAACTAGGAGTTGAATGCGCCAAGTATCTCCGAAAGAAATACGgtaaagaaaatgttatcCTATCGGACATCATCAAACCAACGGAGGAAATCGTCAACGACGGACCTTATCTTTTCGTCGACATCTTAGATTTTAAGGGCTTACAGAAAATAGTAGTGAATCATAGGGTGGATTGGCTGATACATTTTTCGGCGCTCTTGAGCGCTATAGGAGAACAAAATGTTCCGTTAGCTGTAAGAGTAAATATAGAAGGGATGCACAACGTCATAGAACTTGCGAAACAGTATAAGCTTAGAGTATTTGTACCCAGCACTATTGGAGCCTTTGGACCTGATTCTCCAAGAAACCCTACTCCTAATATAACAGTGCAAAGACCTAGAACAATTTACGGCGTGTCTAAAGTACACGCAGAACTCTTAGGAGAGTATTATTATCATAGATTTGGATTGGATTTCCGTTGTCTGAGGTTCCCTGGGGTCATCTCCAGTGACCCACCAGGTGGTGGGACTACAG ACTACGCCATAGCGATCTTCCACGATATCCTTCGAAAAGGGCAGTACGAATGTTACTTAAAGCCGGACACTCGTCTCCCCATGATGCACATTAGAGACGCCCTGAGAGCCCTATCAGAGTACCTCGAGGTTCCTAATGAGCAGCTCAATAGAAGGGTATATAATGTCACCGCGATGGACTTTACCCCCGAAGAGCTCGTCGAAGCTATGTCTAAGTATCTGAAAGATCTAAAAATCACATACAAACCTGACTCCAGGCaagatatag CGGATTCTTGGCCACAAGTATTCGATGACAGCGAAGCTCGTCGCGACTGGAAGTGGAAACCAGAAGTAGAAATGGACGATCTCGTTAGACTCATGATCAAAGAAGTCAGGGAAAGGATAGCTTTAAACGGATTCTAA
- the Tmem18 gene encoding transmembrane protein 18 produces MEEFIEVNEISDFISYIRSIEWRDPWLIALLSFHILVTLTCFTTRNYGNFQILLFIILLLLVYFSESINEVAARNWALFSRQQYFDSKGLFISIVFSIPLLLNCMLMVGSWLYQSTQIMTNLKKAQLRQRLKEINMNREQLNHLKSE; encoded by the exons ATGGAAGAATTTATCGAAGTTAATGAGATATCTGATTTTATCTCTTACATCCGCAGT attgaGTGGCGTGATCCGTGGCTCATTGCACTGCTTTCATTTCACATCTTAGTAACACTCACATGTTTCACAACTAGAAATTATGGGAATTTCCAAATATTGCTCTTCATAATACTTT TACTACTGGTATATTTCTCGGAGAGTATAAACGAGGTTGCAGCCAGAAACTGGGCGTTGTTTTCAAGACAACAATACTTTGATAGTAAAGGACTGTTCATATCAATCGTTTTCTCCATTCCTTTACTCCTGAACTGCATGTTAATGGTG GGTTCGTGGCTCTACCAATCGACGCAGATAATGACAAATCTGAAGAAAGCACAGCTCCGGCAGCGTTTGAAAGAGATCAACATGAACCGAGAACAGCTGAACCATCTCAAGTCTGAATAA
- the Glg1 gene encoding Golgi apparatus protein 1 — protein sequence MIKSTIFYCLLACTVYIVQGAQGLREQIQSRYSNGFEADFISGCVSLEKQCSQTDDLALLSCALNTTRSNKTQVSFQCQHKVWTREAQLLDLAFLNLKLREPCHDEPLIVDCLSPVEYAIDCVLKKKSSVRGKVCWRMINKIESLIFNDWQITVNFLKHCDDDIQTHLCGRIPPDPKSLSQTQTVKCLQNKEPLLQPECASEIAALNEMMYSTLQLDKLVFAACKADQIMFCPDELPRSWSMYKCLMNNKNDDRMTKRCQDQLFYDQRSVVMNYRMSRGLVKACKDDIKKYHCRKGVVEDKDVRLAQILFCLENESRNNSTISPNCLREMTDHRRMLMNDYRLSPELMQNCANDITTLCKGVETGGRTIHCLMDHARPRKKKDKRISLACQKSLEVLVQEVNPGEDWRVDPVLRKACKDTVNDACREAMEKGGGNGKVMSCLMERLGTEAMRPACETALMQIQYFISRDFKLDPQLYSACKYDAVTQCKAKLQWADASEHRSEKDPLVFPCLYNFAYNSELKGQLRPACEQQVRRVMRQRAVSVDLLPEIEDACMDDLANLCFDHTGKGEEILCLQSKLRDLSIKCKEFVTNFTETQSSHIELNPVINLNCRDAIERLCSSKLKSKIEEDDVLECLISHKNDPEIKADAKCRAAIEHEQLISLKSYRFTRKFKNACKSYVVRFCPKAQTKSQVVVCLSEIVRNDTINRRKPTIPKDCRQQLRSQLFQQKEDIDLDPELKEACKHELAAYCSNVPVGESAALECLQTSKRQMSSACRKAIFVVRKQEFTDNAIDYHLMMTCNDMIDMYCRNTKPTKILDCLKMHQQEPNFDDNCKLVIVNRLIEQNMDYRLNNNLQISCNEDIKKYCSDIIASQPDMELEGKVLVCLKDKFRESKLTSTCENEVANVLKEQALNYRLNPLLARLCQAEIKTICAVPNDSITNSDGRVEECLKEALLNRKLVSQECAREVVQIIEGTEVDIEADPLLERACTMDLLRYCKDLEKGAGRRLKCLKIILQDGNRQLEPECKKELSNRLEMYKYVASVVHDFGDVYDEIVSSPFKKYFLVVFISIVGLIFIFGIYCGRIISHRAMYVKKK from the exons ATGataaaatcaacaatattCTATTGTTTACTTGCTTGCACAGTGTACATTGTCCAAGGGGCGCAAGGTTTGCGCGAACAAATACAGTCGCGATATAGTAATGGCTTTGAAGCGGATTTTATAAGTGGATGTGTTTCATTAGAAAAGCAGTGCTCACAAACTGATGATCTCGCGTTACTTTCCTGTGCACTAAATACAACGCGTAGCAACAAAACCCAAGTTAGTTTTCAGTGTCAACATAAGGTATGGACACGTGAAGCTCAACTTCTTGATCTTGCTTTCCTGAACCTAAAATTGAGGGAACCATGCCATGATGAGCCGTTGATAGTTGACTGTCTAAGTCCCGTCGAATATGCAATAGATTGcgtattgaaaaaaaagtctAGTGTCAGAGGTAAAGTCTGTTGGAGGATGATCAACAAGATtgaatcattaatttttaatgattggCAAATCACTGTTAATTTTCTTAAGCATTGCGATGATGACATCCAAACACACTTATGTGGCAGAATCCCCCCAGATCCAAAGAGCTTATCACAAACACAGACTGTGAAATGTCTTCAGAACAAGGAACCATTACTTCAGCCAGAGTGTGCATCTGAAATTGCTGCACTGAATGAGATGATGTATAGTACTTTGCAGTTGGATAAACTAGTGTTTGCAGCCTGTAAAGCAGACCAGATTATGTTCTGTCCCGATGAATTACCACGATCATGGTCCATGTATAAATGTcttatgaataacaaaaatgaTGATA ggATGACTAAACGATGTCAagatcaattattttatgatcaaAGAAGTGTTGTCATGAATTACAGAATGAGTAGAGGTTTGGTGAAAGCTTGTAAagatgacataaaaaaatatcactgcAGGAAAGGTGTAGTGGAAGATAAGGATGTCAGACTTGCAcaaattttattctgtttagAAAATGAATCTAGAAACAATAGCACAATTTCACCTAACTGTTTGCGTGAAATGACTGATCATAGAAGAATGCTTATGAACGACTATAGGCTGTCACCAGAGCTCATGCAGAATTGTGCAAATGATATCACTACATTGTGCAAAGGTGTTGAAACTGGTGGAAGGACTATACATTGCTTGATGGATCATGCCAGACCTAGAAAGAAGAAAGATAAGAGAATAAGTCTGGCATGTCAGAAATCTTTGGAGGTTCTGGTTCAGGAAGTGAACCCAGGAGAAGACTGGAGAGTTGATCCAGTATTACGTAAAGCCTGCAAAGATACTGTAAATGATGCATGTCGAGAAGCTATGGAAAAAGGTGGAGGTAATGGAAAGGTGATGTCGTGTCTCATGGAGAGACTTGGAACAGAAGCAATGAGGCCAGCCTGTGAAACAGCATTAATGCAAATACAATACTTTATATCCAGAGACTTTAAACTGGATCCTCAGTTGTATTCAGCTTGTAAGTATGATGCTGTGACACAATGCAAAGCAAAGTTGCAATGGGCTGATGCTAGCGAGCATAGATCTGAAAAGGATCCATTAGTGTTTCCTTGTTTATATAACTTTGCATATAATTCTGAACTGAAGGGGCAGCTGAGACCAGCATGTGAACAACAAGTTAGGAGAGTTATGCGACAGAGAGCAGTAAGTGTTGATTTGTTACCTGAAATAGAAGATGCCTGTATGGATGATTTAGCAAATCTTTGCTTTGATCACACTGGCAAAGGTGAAGAAATACTTTGTTTGCAAAGCAAACTGAGGGACCTCTCCATAAAATGTAAagaatttgtaacaaattttacAGAAACTCAGAGTAGTCATATTGAATTGAATCCtgtgataaatttaaattgtagagATGCAATTGAAAGGCTTTGCTCCTCAAAATTGAAAAGCAAGATAGAGGAAGATGATGTACTGGAATGTTTGATATCTCATAAAAATGATCCAGAAATTAAGGCTGATGCAAAGTGTAGGGCGGCTATAGAACATGAACAATTGATTTCATTGAAGAGTTACAGATTTACTAGGAAGTTTAAAAACGCATGCAAGTCATATGTTGTAAGATTTTGTCCGAAAGCACAAACAAAGAGTCAAGTGGTTGTATGTCTCAGTGAGATAGTACGAAATGACACTATAAACAGGAGAAAACCAACAATTCCAAAGGATTGCCGTCAGCAGTTGAGGAGTCAATTGTTCCAGCAAAAAGAGGATATTGATTTAGATCCTGAATTGAAAGAAGCTTGTAAACATGAATTGGCAGCATACTGTTCTAATGTGCCTGTGGGTGAATCAGCTGCACTGGAGTGTCTGCAAACATCAAAAAGACAAATGTCTTCAGCATGTCGAAAAGCTATATTTGTAGTCAGAAAGCAAGAATTTACTGACAATGCCATTGATTACCATCTGATGATGACTTGTAATGATATGATTGATATGTATTGTCGTAATACAAAACCAACAAAAATACTGGACTGTTTGAAG ATGCATCAACAGGAACCGAATTTTGATGATAACTGTAAACTTGTTATTGTAAACAGACTAATAGAACAAAATATGGACTACAGACTCAATAACAATTTGCAAATTTCTTGTAATGAGGACATAAAAAAGTACTGTTCTGACATTATtg CCTCTCAACCAGACATGGAACTTGAAGGGAAAGTCTTAGTTTGCTTGAAAGACAAGTTTAGAGAATCAAAATTAACCTCAACCTGCGAAAACGAAGTCGCGAACGTATTGAAAGAGCAAGCATTAAATTACAGACTGAACCCTTTACTCGCGCGACTGTGTCAAGCGGAAATAAAGACTATTTGTGCTGTTCCAAATGATTCTATAACAAACTCAGATGGACGG GTGGAGGAATGTCTAAAAGAAGCACTTTTAAATCGTAAATTAGTGTCGCAGGAATGTGCAAGGGAAGTTGTCCAGATAATAGAAGGCACAGAAGTTGATATAGAGGCTGACCCGTTACTCGAGCGGGCATGCACCATGGATTTACTTAGATATTGCAAGGATCTGGAAAAAGGAGCTGGCAgaa GATTGaagtgtttaaaaataatccttCAAGATGGCAATAGACAACTTGAACCAGAGTGTAAAAAAGAACTCTCTAATAGATTAGAGATGTACAAATATGTTGCTTCG gtGGTACACGATTTTGGCGATGTATATGACGAGATCGTGTCTTCAccttttaagaaatattttctagtTGTATTCATTTCTATtgtaggtttaatttttatatttggtatATATTGCGGTCGCATAATTAGTCATAGAGCAATGTATGTTAAGAAGAAATAG
- the LOC128674225 gene encoding DNA primase large subunit-like isoform X2, with product MDFSIKRKITKTPVTGSLVETYPHDLQMYKIPPIEDIKLQEFETLALERLTLLRSLASATTLQGKRTNSREWAECVIADLKKQGLKYYARLCEKSACGTTEDDLQSRRKDHIAHFILRLAYCRTEELRRWFIARELELFRMRFTIMSSDAIDAFFKINNLCYTSIPDEEKTAVLQYLRESTHYVHQNIDNINFYKVKFYEVLDLVKLRRVYLQRGYAYIPHKDFVSVLSAQFRTQLRQSLAVACHHLGEIEQDERLVGLLKGLHQTYTGNDYSNTKSTIPIESLDSLSVKSFPMCMRQLHEQLRLAHHLKHGGRLQYGLFLKGIGVTLEDSLRFWREEFTKIMELDKFEKGYAYNVRYNYGKEGSKKNYSPFSCLRIINETIGPGDCHGCPYRHCDISNLKNKLQGYGLASQDIVEIVKKGHYQVACSKYFDTIHNVDSGLGINHPNQFFEESQKIISGAVKIEVNKEAKVNVKKEPDNDIENMDFDEIMTA from the exons atggattttagtataaaaaggaaaataaccAAAACACCTGTGACAGGTAGTTTGGTAGAGACGTATCCCCACGATCTTCAAATGTACAAGATTCCACCAATTGAGGATATAAAGCTACAAGAATTTGAAACGCTAGCATTGGAAAGGCTTACATTACTAAGAAGTCTAGCTTCGGCTACAACTCTTCAAGGTAAGCGTACGAATTCCAGGGAATGGGCGGAGTGTGTTATAGCTGACTTGAAAAAGCAGGGCTTGAAATACTATGCAAGACTATGTGAAAAATCAGCATGTGGCACCACAGAAGATGATTTGCAATCAAGGCGCAAAGATCATATAGCACACTTCATACTCAGATTAGCGTATTGTAGAACTGAAGAACTCCGCCGATGGTTTATCGCTCGTGAACTAGAGTTGTTTAGAATGCGATTCACAATAATGAGTAGCGATGCCATTGATGccttctttaaaataaacaacctGTGCTATACAAGTATACCTGATGAAGAAAAAACTGCGGTGCTGCAGTATCTAAGAGAATCAACACATTATGTGCATCagaatatagataatataaatttttacaaagtgaaattttatgaagttCTTGATCTTGTTAAGCTTAGGAGGGTGTATCTTCAAAGAGGGTATGCTTACATTCCACACAAAGACTTTGTGTCAGTCTTGTCAGCACAGTTTCGGACCCAGTTGAGGCAAAGTCTAGCAGTTGCTTGTCATCATCTTGGTGAAATAGAGCAGGATGAGAGACTTGTTGGTTTGTTGAAGGGTCTTCATCAGACATACACAGGAAATGATTACAGTAATACAAAATCTACCATTCCTATAGAAAGCCTTGATTCATTATCTGTGAAATCTTTCCCAATGTGTATGAGACAGCTACATGAGCAATTGAGATTAGCTCATCACTTGAAACACGGAGGCAGGCTTCAGTATGGATTGTTCTTGAAAGGCATTGGTGTCACTTTGGAAGATTCCTTGAGGTTCTGGAGAGAGGAGTTCACTAAAATAATGGAGTTGGATAAGTTTGAGAAAGGATATGCATATAATGTTAGATACAATTATGGTAAAGAAGGAAGTAAAAAGAACTATTCACCATTCAGTTGTCTAAGGATTATCAATGAGACAATTGGACCTGGAGACTGCCATGGCTGTCCATACAGACATTGTGATATTAGTAATTTGAAGAATAAATTACAAGGCTACGGACTGGCATCGCAAG ATATAGTGGAGATTGTTAAAAAGGGGCACTACCAAGTTGCATGCAGTAAATACTTTGATACCATCCACAATGTTGATAGTGGATTGGGAATAAATCATCCCAACCAGTTCTTTGAAGAGAGCCAGAAAATAATCTCTGGTGCGGTTAAAATAGAAGTAAACAAAGAAGCAAAAGTAAATGTAAAGAAAGAACCTGATAATGATATTGAAAACATGgactttgatgaaataatGACAGCATAA
- the LOC128674225 gene encoding DNA primase large subunit-like isoform X1, with the protein MDFSIKRKITKTPVTGSLVETYPHDLQMYKIPPIEDIKLQEFETLALERLTLLRSLASATTLQGKRTNSREWAECVIADLKKQGLKYYARLCEKSACGTTEDDLQSRRKDHIAHFILRLAYCRTEELRRWFIARELELFRMRFTIMSSDAIDAFFKINNLCYTSIPDEEKTAVLQYLRESTHYVHQNIDNINFYKVKFYEVLDLVKLRRVYLQRGYAYIPHKDFVSVLSAQFRTQLRQSLAVACHHLGEIEQDERLVGLLKGLHQTYTGNDYSNTKSTIPIESLDSLSVKSFPMCMRQLHEQLRLAHHLKHGGRLQYGLFLKGIGVTLEDSLRFWREEFTKIMELDKFEKGYAYNVRYNYGKEGSKKNYSPFSCLRIINETIGPGDCHGCPYRHCDISNLKNKLQGYGLASQAVSDIVEIVKKGHYQVACSKYFDTIHNVDSGLGINHPNQFFEESQKIISGAVKIEVNKEAKVNVKKEPDNDIENMDFDEIMTA; encoded by the exons atggattttagtataaaaaggaaaataaccAAAACACCTGTGACAGGTAGTTTGGTAGAGACGTATCCCCACGATCTTCAAATGTACAAGATTCCACCAATTGAGGATATAAAGCTACAAGAATTTGAAACGCTAGCATTGGAAAGGCTTACATTACTAAGAAGTCTAGCTTCGGCTACAACTCTTCAAGGTAAGCGTACGAATTCCAGGGAATGGGCGGAGTGTGTTATAGCTGACTTGAAAAAGCAGGGCTTGAAATACTATGCAAGACTATGTGAAAAATCAGCATGTGGCACCACAGAAGATGATTTGCAATCAAGGCGCAAAGATCATATAGCACACTTCATACTCAGATTAGCGTATTGTAGAACTGAAGAACTCCGCCGATGGTTTATCGCTCGTGAACTAGAGTTGTTTAGAATGCGATTCACAATAATGAGTAGCGATGCCATTGATGccttctttaaaataaacaacctGTGCTATACAAGTATACCTGATGAAGAAAAAACTGCGGTGCTGCAGTATCTAAGAGAATCAACACATTATGTGCATCagaatatagataatataaatttttacaaagtgaaattttatgaagttCTTGATCTTGTTAAGCTTAGGAGGGTGTATCTTCAAAGAGGGTATGCTTACATTCCACACAAAGACTTTGTGTCAGTCTTGTCAGCACAGTTTCGGACCCAGTTGAGGCAAAGTCTAGCAGTTGCTTGTCATCATCTTGGTGAAATAGAGCAGGATGAGAGACTTGTTGGTTTGTTGAAGGGTCTTCATCAGACATACACAGGAAATGATTACAGTAATACAAAATCTACCATTCCTATAGAAAGCCTTGATTCATTATCTGTGAAATCTTTCCCAATGTGTATGAGACAGCTACATGAGCAATTGAGATTAGCTCATCACTTGAAACACGGAGGCAGGCTTCAGTATGGATTGTTCTTGAAAGGCATTGGTGTCACTTTGGAAGATTCCTTGAGGTTCTGGAGAGAGGAGTTCACTAAAATAATGGAGTTGGATAAGTTTGAGAAAGGATATGCATATAATGTTAGATACAATTATGGTAAAGAAGGAAGTAAAAAGAACTATTCACCATTCAGTTGTCTAAGGATTATCAATGAGACAATTGGACCTGGAGACTGCCATGGCTGTCCATACAGACATTGTGATATTAGTAATTTGAAGAATAAATTACAAGGCTACGGACTGGCATCGCAAG CTGTTTCAGATATAGTGGAGATTGTTAAAAAGGGGCACTACCAAGTTGCATGCAGTAAATACTTTGATACCATCCACAATGTTGATAGTGGATTGGGAATAAATCATCCCAACCAGTTCTTTGAAGAGAGCCAGAAAATAATCTCTGGTGCGGTTAAAATAGAAGTAAACAAAGAAGCAAAAGTAAATGTAAAGAAAGAACCTGATAATGATATTGAAAACATGgactttgatgaaataatGACAGCATAA